One Scylla paramamosain isolate STU-SP2022 chromosome 6, ASM3559412v1, whole genome shotgun sequence DNA segment encodes these proteins:
- the LOC135101224 gene encoding uncharacterized protein LOC135101224: MSAELEVTTSNRGEQKICLDGFMYTKKHVAKSVDEIVFRCVKRASLKCPGILKTTKSLGNPEVVTSHNHLSDTVGCQVEQARQGMKRKASNTNDQPNQILAFTVAALPAEVKARMPRSDSSKRVLRRIRAAHRPKDPQSLQELEIPDDWTSHLHYDNGPEADERIISFTTPNHLELLARCDEWCMDGTFSVAPRLFTQLYVIQGRVNSVYLPLVYVLLQRKTQSSYEQVFRVLAESGCDPISVIIDFERPVELALHVVFGEEVQVRFCFYHLTQSIWRQIQHLGLKNLYESDEEFRLFCGQVDALAFLPPKDVKDGMSYLRSTMPEEAAPLLEYFDSTYISGQLRHCRNITSKSGHLQPISIHLRRTPPMFPPEKWNMHHATLNNQPRTNNICEGWNNKFFRLVGHANPTVWKLIECLQADAATVDEILLQQERGIRSAKRFKKIYKELHIRIQNLVIDLNEGKKTIPQFLRGISYNLRGGDMNA; the protein is encoded by the exons ATGTCAGCTGAGCTTGAGGTCACCACATCAAATCGAGGTGAACAGAAAATCTGCCTGGATGGCTTTATGTACACTAAGAAGCATGTTGCAAAATCAGTGGATGAGATAGTTTTTCGGTGTGTCAAGCGGGCTAGTCTGAAGTGCCCTGGTATACTAAAGACAACCAAAAGTCTTGGTAACCCTGAAGTTGTGACCTCGCATAACCATCTTTCTGACACAGTTGGATGCCAAGTGGAGCAAGCTCGACAGGGTATGAAGAGGAAGGCTTCGAACACCAATGATCAGCCTAATCAGATTCTCGCCTTCACAGTCGCGGCACTGCCCGCGGAGGTCAAAGCACGCATGCCTAGGTCTGATTCTAGTAAGCGTGTCCTTCGTCGCATCCGGGCTGCACACCGTCCCAAGGATCCACAGTCTCTTCAAGAGTTGGAAATCCCTGATGACTGGACATCCCACCTCCACTATGACAATGGACCAGAGGCAGATGAGCGTATTATCAGCTTTACCACCCCCAATCATCTGGAACTGTTAGCACGCTGTGATGAGTGGTGTATGGATGGCACATTTTCGGTAGCTCCGAGACTCTTCACCCAGCTATATGTCATCCAAGGTCGAGTCAACAGTGTTTATCTACCTCTTGTGTACGTCTTGCTGCAACGCAAGACACAAAGTAGCTACGAACAAGTCTTCAGGGTCCTGGCGGAGAGTGGCTGTGATCCCATTTCAGTCATCATCGACTTTGAGAGGCCTGTGGAGCTGGCCCTTCATGTGGTATTCGGGGAGGAGGTCCAG GTGCGGTTCTGTTTCTATCATCTAACCCAGTCCATCTGGAGGCAGATCCAGCACCTGGGTCTCAAAAACCTATACGAATCCGATGAGGAGTTCCGCCTCTTCTGTGGTCAGGTGGATGCACTGGCCTTCCTGCCCCCAAAAGATGTCAAGGATGGCATGTCATACCTTCGATCTACCATGCCTGAGGAGGCTGCTCCACTCTTGGAATACTTTGACTCCACCTATATTTCAGGCCAACTGCGTCATTGTCGTAACATCACTTCCAAGTCAGGACACCTACAGCCAATCTCGATTCATCTACGTCGCACGCCACCTATGTTCCCGCCTGAGAAGTGGAATATGCACCACGCAACTCTAAACAACCAGCCAAGGACAAATAACATTTGCGAGGGGTGGAACAACAAGTTTTTCCGCCTGGTGGGACATGCCAACCCCACGGTGTGGAAGCTGATAGAGTGTCTGCAAGCTGACGCTGCCACTGTGGATGAAATTCTGCTGCAGCAAGAACGCGGCATTCGCTCTGCTAAGAGGTTTAAGAAGATATACAAGGAATTACACATCCGCATCCAAAACCTGGTCATCGAtttgaatgaagggaagaagaccaTCCCACAATTCCTCCGAGGCATCAGCTATAATCTTAGAGGTGGAGATATGAATGCGTAG
- the LOC135101225 gene encoding uncharacterized protein LOC135101225: MHNSYGESLALPGATAAGAAGPRSWRCTKLHPGSAGLQCCRHSSEGRTTTRHQHRRIHQDIEKYFCSLTLFVKPESDFEGVSLYVWTSDGTRHTAWFPAEESCFPRDDTWLEFKAVIWRTGADLSFYFRSLACLKECEINAVQAVPMNFGVVAHGPSKWLTQAPSEICGYQILGKSDFNETANCMQSPSTTTNTTINGMHSTLKIIIAASAAAAAVVVVVVVVVVVICWKRKATISPRPGGLFRPPDEHVIENEIYEPFDSPANDAGPQTFQNELYESFSPATHSRTLTGQT; encoded by the exons ATGCACAACAGTTATGGGGAGAGTCTTGCCCTGCccggtgctactgctgctggtgctgctggccCTAGGTCCTGGAGGTGCACCAAGCTCCACCCTGGCTCAGCAGGACTGCAGTGCTGCCGACACAGTAGTGAAGGAAGGACAACGACTCGTCATCAACACCGCAGAATTCACCAAGATATAGAAAAATATTTCTGTTCTCTTACTTTGTTTGTGAAGCCTGAAAGTGACTTTGAGGGCGTGAGTCTTTATGTGTGGACAAGTGACGGCACTCGCCACACTGCCTGGTTCCCTGCCGAGGAGAGCTGTTTCCCGCGCGATGACACGTGGCTGGAATTCAAAGCGGTGATTTGGAGAACCGGGGCGGATCTTTCGTTTTACTTTAGGTCTCTTGCATGCTTGAAGGAGTGCGAGATCAACGCTGTCCAGGCAGTGCCTATGAACTTCGGCGTGGTGGCTCACGGCCCTTCCAAGTGGTTGACCCAGGCCCCATCTGAAATCTGTGGGTACCAGATCTTAGGTAAATCGGATTTCAACGAAACTGCCAACTGCATGCAAtctccatccaccaccaccaacaccactataaATGGGATGCATTCTACTCTTAAGATAATTATAGCggcgtcagcagcagcagcagcagtggtggtggtggtggtggtggtggtggtggtgatctgcTGGAAGCGGAAAGCTACCATATCAC CACGCCCAGGCGGTCTCTTCCGGCCCCCAGATGAGCAcgtcatagaaaacgagatcTACGAGCCATTTGACAGTCCCGCTAACGACGCCGGGCCGCAAACTTTCCAGAACGAACTGTACGAGTCCTTCAGTCCCGCCACACACTCCCGCACCCTGACGGGACAGACATGA
- the LOC135101689 gene encoding zinc finger protein 154-like, which produces MSGQQQQQSASGAGKHRCEGRNQQEAGSSSHREAKFECHQLCDKTFKHKSRLRYHTLAHSSVTDYEWEECGKKKLPQSDLKKHTLRPKTQYVVLEIMGVKSNYECEECGKKFALKSNLTRQTQIHSGIRNYECEECGKKFPTKCDLNKHTLRHRGVRNYECEERGKKFATNYELNEHTLTHSGVRNHECEKSGKRFPIIDARNKHAFRHTGLREFKLEPDYSQGVGCTSPRFATSTPERPGHQGTAWVTY; this is translated from the exons ATGagtggccagcagcagcagcagtctgcCTCAGGTGCGGGGAAGCACAGGTGTGAAGGCAGGAATCAACAGGAGGCGGGCAGCTCCAGCCACAGAGAAGCCAAGTTTGAGTGTCATCAGCTGTGCGACAAAACTTTTAAACATAAAAGTAGGCTGAGGTACCACACCCTGGCACACAGCAGTGTCACGGATTATGAGTGGGAagagtgtgggaaaaaaaaattaccacaaTCTGACCTCAAGAAACATACCCTAAGGCCTAAGACACAGTACGTGGTGTTGGAAATTATGGGTGTGAAGAGT aattatgagtgtgaagagtgtgggaagaaatttgcCCTGAAGAGTAACCTCACCAGACAAACACAGATACACAGTGGCATCAGGAATTATGAGTGTgaagagtgtgggaagaaatttccTACAAAGTGTGATCTCAACAAACACACCCTGAGGCACAGAGGTGTCAGGAATTATGAGTGTGAAGAGCGTGGAAAGAAATTTGCCACAAATTATGAGCTCAAcgaacacaccctgacacacagtggtgtcaGGAATCATGAGTGTGAAAAGTCAGGCAAAAGATTTCCTATTATTGATGCCCGCAACAAACACGCCTTCAGACATACTGGCTTGAGGGAGTTcaagt TGGAACCAGACTATAGTCAGGGTGTTGGCTGTACCTCTCCGCGCTTTGCCACCTCAACCCCGGAGCGACCCGGTCACCAGGGCACGGCCTGGGTGACTTATTAA
- the LOC135101226 gene encoding rootletin-like isoform X1 yields the protein MDKILKQRKEVSDHGSSECDETEPDGDSMWSTTSVGASEAGTDNSSLDSALRDLPTVRASKEDDDEIQRLILAAEALVVERARLKISSPSSSTALRCSPAAGGAEAASNTILVHHTEAFAGNKCGAANSGYFTDTENGSYALHTSSTLSGERLMNMDICGEKDHHSVQSRETLSSTPCDSMILSKVSDSSLKVCDHLVPENSMPAENQTNIPRLSLELTRAGVPEERVPFNKVEKEACNSSIRGSSGGGREAQKEHHTKDSGRSHSPGPHQAGREGGQAASVMVHEEGSCLLNLALSATSSLKRLTRLVRQVGILQVGPETPRLAVSVLEELGQHEAHQQGLEAKLTAAATKLQTAVAQVRGLEGQWQEHLHQTEASHHSALALLEQLEAGLESCGLSHMLAVTSPRRRCSPRVLEDVGSAVALLMGELSRRMQRLKRAEEEASHLRGELQGVREVVAQQDSRTRLSEAEARQIKQQSQEDLTSLRQCLAQAESTLTESQLENARLSEEVKKQASENSAALAAVQKKLYETQHMTETRVSELERELHVSSKEKQHLEASVRELKDQLILRTQQVHLVEEENSQLIDSLRSALRQQQAEMEQLRHSLESVNTEKSHLSKLHDELKQEAAVRDEELEEAKGKSEQLKRKVLDLEEEQRRTQKDLQHTVDRLSSERGDLEAKVRAQDFTILQLRTELEMEKVQTRALTEEAATQGKKARDLQERLWTQAKKWRNSSGTSIDTTDHHQEKQLGMSVSSLHGSSTSLTHSFEIPAISSHKAERGDEGSLAREEQLQSLLQEKDVELQNLHQSLSAQISNKNQELELLTNKLTGLEEQLCTLVKGLEASAALGDITTEVGLLLQERTQHLDSLHQSSRWLQEELSSLAMENHTLNKELVVARKVEDSFEDAQENVRRARQEAREERVASARLREDCARLQAQLDQMQHTLQQERQERKISAVVNGVKHKEFDSLLECATAALSQYQT from the exons ATGGACAAAATCctcaaacaaaggaaggaagtctCTGATCATGGCAGTTCTGAATGTGAT GAGACAGAACCAGATGGGGACAGCATGTGGAGCACTACTTCAGTGGGCGCCAGTGAGGCCGGCACTGATAACTCTTCCCTAGACTCAGCCCTGCGTGATTTGCCTACAGTGCGTGCCAGTAAAG aagatgatgatgaaatccAGAGACTTATCTTGGCTGCTGAAGCGTTGGTGGTGGAGCGAGCTAGGCTCAAGATATCCAGTCCTTCCTCATCCACAGCCCTCAGGTGCAGTCCTGCAGCTGGTGGGGCTGAAGCTGCCTCCAACACAATCTTGGTACACCACACAGAGGCATTTGCAGGCAATAAATGTGGTGCAGCAAATTCAGGATATTTCACTGACACAGAGAATGGTAGCTATGCATTACACACATCCTCAACACTCTCAGGGGAAAGGTTGATGAACATGGACATCTGTGGTGAAAAAGATCACCATTCTGTTCAATCAAGGGAAACTTTGTCCAGCACTCCCTGTGATTCAATGATTCTCTCCAAAGTGTCTGACTCCTCTCTCAAAGTCTGTGATCACCTGGTGCCTGAAAACAGCATGCCAGCAGAGAACCAGACCAACATTCCCAGACTGTCCTTGGAGCTCACCAGAGCAGGGGTGCCTGAGGAGAGAGTTCCCTTCAacaaggtggagaaggaagccTGCAACTCTAGCATCCGAGGGTCATCTGGGGGTGGTAGGGAAGCTCAGAAGGAACATCATACTAAAGACTCAGGGAGGAGCCATTCTCCAGGACCACATCAAGCAGG CAGAGAAGGTGGACAGGCAGCATCTGTAATGGTGCATGAGGAGGGCAGCTGTCTCCTGAATCTGGCACTCAGTGCCACCAGCAGCTTAAAGAGACTCACCAG GCTAGTGCGGCAGGTAGGCATACTGCAGGTGGGGCCAGAAACTCCCAGATTAGCTGTGAGTGTGCTGGAGGAGTTGGGGCAGCATGAAGCACATCAGCAAGGATTGGAGGCTAaacttactgctgctgctaccaaaCTTCAGACTGCTGTGGCTCAG GTACGAGGACTAGAGGGTCAGTGGCAGGAGCACCTGCATCAGACAGAGGCATCCCACCACAGTGCCTTGGCTCTCCTGGAGCAGCTGGAGGCAGGATTAGAGTCCTGTGGCCTCAGCCATATGCTGGCTGTCACCTCTCCAAGGAG GCGATGCTCACCACGGGTTCTAGAAGATGTCGGGTCAGCAGTGGCACTGCTGATGGGTGAGCTAAGCAGGAGGATGCAGCGCCTCAAaagggcagaggaggaggcCAGCCATCTGAGGGGAGAGCTGCAAGGAGTGCGTGAAGTTGTAGCACAGCAGGACTCAAG GACAAGGCTAAGTGAAGCTGAGGCAAGACAGATAAAGCAACAGAGTCAAGAagacctcacctccctcaggcAGTGTCTAGCCCAGGCAGAAAGCACTCTCACAGAATCACA GCTGGAGAATGCAAGGTTAAGTGAAGAGGTAAAGAAACAGGCAAGTGAAAATAGTGCTGCCCTTGCTGCTGTCCAGAAGAAACTCTATGAAACACAGCACATGACAGAGACAAG GGTGAGTGAGTTGGAGAGAGAGTTGCATGTCAGTAGTAAGGAGAAACAACATTTAGAAGCCAGTGTGAGGGAACTGAAGGACCAGCTCATCCTGAGGACACAGCAGGTGCATTTAGTGGAG GAGGAGAACAGTCAACTGATTGATAGCCTAAGGTCAGCATTAAGGCAGCAGCAGGCAGAGATGGAGCAGCTGCGTCACAGCCTGGAATCAGTCAATACAGAAAAGAGCCATCTGTCCAAACTCCATGATGAGCT GAAGCAGGAGGCAGCAGTCAGAGATGAAGAGTTGGAGGAGGCAAAAGGAAAGTCTGAACAGCTGAAGAGAAAAGTTTTAGatctggaggaggagcaaagaagAACTCAGAAAGACTTGCAGCATACT GTTGACCGTCTTTCATCTGAACGGGGTGACCTGGAAGCAAAAGTCAGGGCACAGGACTTCACTATCCTGCAGCTGCGCACTGAGCTGGAGATGGAGAAAGTGCAGACAAGGGCACTCACAGAGGAGGCAGCTACCCAAGGGAAGAAG GCCAGGGATCTTCAAGAGCGCCTCTGGACACAGGCCAAGAAGTGGCGCAACAGCAGTGGTACCAGTATTGACACCACAGATCATCACCAGGAGAAGCAGCTAGGGATGAGTGTTAGCTCATTACATGGGAGCTCCACCAGCCTCACACACTCCTTTGAGATCCCAGCCATCTCCTCCCATAAG GctgagagaggagatgaaggcagTCTGGCCAGGGAGGAGCAGCTTCAGTCACTGCTCCAGGAGAAAGATGTAGAGCTACAAAATCTTCACCAAAGCCTTTCTGCCCAGATCAGCAACAAAAATCAAG AGCTAGAGTTGCTGACCAATAAGTTGACGGGGTTAGAGGAGCAGCTGTGTACACTAGTGAAGGGCTTAGAGGCGAGTGCAGCCCTTGGAGACATCACCACTGAGGTTGGGCTGCTGCTACAGGAACGTACACAACACCTTGACTCGTTGCATCAGTCCTCACGCTGGCTGCAGGAAGAACTGTCCTCCTTggctatg GAGAACCATACACTGAACAAAGAACTGGTGGTGGCAAGGAAAGTGGAGGATTCTTTTGAGGATGCCCAGGAAAATGTGAGACGAGCAAGACAGGAAGCCAGGGAGGAACGGGTGGCCTCTGCTCGCCTTCGAGAGGATTGTGCCCGATTACAG GCACAGCTGGATCAGATGCAGCACACACTGcagcaggagaggcaggagaggaagataagtgCAGTGGTGAATGGTGTTAAG CATAAGGAGTTTGACAGCCTGTTGGAGTGTGCCACTGCTGCCCTCAGCCAGTACCAGACGTAA
- the LOC135101226 gene encoding rootletin-like isoform X2 yields MDKILKQRKEVSDHGSSECDETEPDGDSMWSTTSVGASEAGTDNSSLDSALRDLPTVRASKEDDDEIQRLILAAEALVVERARLKISSPSSSTALRCSPAAGGAEAASNTILVHHTEAFAGNKCGAANSGYFTDTENGSYALHTSSTLSGERLMNMDICGEKDHHSVQSRETLSSTPCDSMILSKVSDSSLKVCDHLVPENSMPAENQTNIPRLSLELTRAGVPEERVPFNKVEKEACNSSIRGSSGGGREAQKEHHTKDSGRSHSPGPHQAGEGGQAASVMVHEEGSCLLNLALSATSSLKRLTRLVRQVGILQVGPETPRLAVSVLEELGQHEAHQQGLEAKLTAAATKLQTAVAQVRGLEGQWQEHLHQTEASHHSALALLEQLEAGLESCGLSHMLAVTSPRRRCSPRVLEDVGSAVALLMGELSRRMQRLKRAEEEASHLRGELQGVREVVAQQDSRTRLSEAEARQIKQQSQEDLTSLRQCLAQAESTLTESQLENARLSEEVKKQASENSAALAAVQKKLYETQHMTETRVSELERELHVSSKEKQHLEASVRELKDQLILRTQQVHLVEEENSQLIDSLRSALRQQQAEMEQLRHSLESVNTEKSHLSKLHDELKQEAAVRDEELEEAKGKSEQLKRKVLDLEEEQRRTQKDLQHTVDRLSSERGDLEAKVRAQDFTILQLRTELEMEKVQTRALTEEAATQGKKARDLQERLWTQAKKWRNSSGTSIDTTDHHQEKQLGMSVSSLHGSSTSLTHSFEIPAISSHKAERGDEGSLAREEQLQSLLQEKDVELQNLHQSLSAQISNKNQELELLTNKLTGLEEQLCTLVKGLEASAALGDITTEVGLLLQERTQHLDSLHQSSRWLQEELSSLAMENHTLNKELVVARKVEDSFEDAQENVRRARQEAREERVASARLREDCARLQAQLDQMQHTLQQERQERKISAVVNGVKHKEFDSLLECATAALSQYQT; encoded by the exons ATGGACAAAATCctcaaacaaaggaaggaagtctCTGATCATGGCAGTTCTGAATGTGAT GAGACAGAACCAGATGGGGACAGCATGTGGAGCACTACTTCAGTGGGCGCCAGTGAGGCCGGCACTGATAACTCTTCCCTAGACTCAGCCCTGCGTGATTTGCCTACAGTGCGTGCCAGTAAAG aagatgatgatgaaatccAGAGACTTATCTTGGCTGCTGAAGCGTTGGTGGTGGAGCGAGCTAGGCTCAAGATATCCAGTCCTTCCTCATCCACAGCCCTCAGGTGCAGTCCTGCAGCTGGTGGGGCTGAAGCTGCCTCCAACACAATCTTGGTACACCACACAGAGGCATTTGCAGGCAATAAATGTGGTGCAGCAAATTCAGGATATTTCACTGACACAGAGAATGGTAGCTATGCATTACACACATCCTCAACACTCTCAGGGGAAAGGTTGATGAACATGGACATCTGTGGTGAAAAAGATCACCATTCTGTTCAATCAAGGGAAACTTTGTCCAGCACTCCCTGTGATTCAATGATTCTCTCCAAAGTGTCTGACTCCTCTCTCAAAGTCTGTGATCACCTGGTGCCTGAAAACAGCATGCCAGCAGAGAACCAGACCAACATTCCCAGACTGTCCTTGGAGCTCACCAGAGCAGGGGTGCCTGAGGAGAGAGTTCCCTTCAacaaggtggagaaggaagccTGCAACTCTAGCATCCGAGGGTCATCTGGGGGTGGTAGGGAAGCTCAGAAGGAACATCATACTAAAGACTCAGGGAGGAGCCATTCTCCAGGACCACATCAAGCAGG AGAAGGTGGACAGGCAGCATCTGTAATGGTGCATGAGGAGGGCAGCTGTCTCCTGAATCTGGCACTCAGTGCCACCAGCAGCTTAAAGAGACTCACCAG GCTAGTGCGGCAGGTAGGCATACTGCAGGTGGGGCCAGAAACTCCCAGATTAGCTGTGAGTGTGCTGGAGGAGTTGGGGCAGCATGAAGCACATCAGCAAGGATTGGAGGCTAaacttactgctgctgctaccaaaCTTCAGACTGCTGTGGCTCAG GTACGAGGACTAGAGGGTCAGTGGCAGGAGCACCTGCATCAGACAGAGGCATCCCACCACAGTGCCTTGGCTCTCCTGGAGCAGCTGGAGGCAGGATTAGAGTCCTGTGGCCTCAGCCATATGCTGGCTGTCACCTCTCCAAGGAG GCGATGCTCACCACGGGTTCTAGAAGATGTCGGGTCAGCAGTGGCACTGCTGATGGGTGAGCTAAGCAGGAGGATGCAGCGCCTCAAaagggcagaggaggaggcCAGCCATCTGAGGGGAGAGCTGCAAGGAGTGCGTGAAGTTGTAGCACAGCAGGACTCAAG GACAAGGCTAAGTGAAGCTGAGGCAAGACAGATAAAGCAACAGAGTCAAGAagacctcacctccctcaggcAGTGTCTAGCCCAGGCAGAAAGCACTCTCACAGAATCACA GCTGGAGAATGCAAGGTTAAGTGAAGAGGTAAAGAAACAGGCAAGTGAAAATAGTGCTGCCCTTGCTGCTGTCCAGAAGAAACTCTATGAAACACAGCACATGACAGAGACAAG GGTGAGTGAGTTGGAGAGAGAGTTGCATGTCAGTAGTAAGGAGAAACAACATTTAGAAGCCAGTGTGAGGGAACTGAAGGACCAGCTCATCCTGAGGACACAGCAGGTGCATTTAGTGGAG GAGGAGAACAGTCAACTGATTGATAGCCTAAGGTCAGCATTAAGGCAGCAGCAGGCAGAGATGGAGCAGCTGCGTCACAGCCTGGAATCAGTCAATACAGAAAAGAGCCATCTGTCCAAACTCCATGATGAGCT GAAGCAGGAGGCAGCAGTCAGAGATGAAGAGTTGGAGGAGGCAAAAGGAAAGTCTGAACAGCTGAAGAGAAAAGTTTTAGatctggaggaggagcaaagaagAACTCAGAAAGACTTGCAGCATACT GTTGACCGTCTTTCATCTGAACGGGGTGACCTGGAAGCAAAAGTCAGGGCACAGGACTTCACTATCCTGCAGCTGCGCACTGAGCTGGAGATGGAGAAAGTGCAGACAAGGGCACTCACAGAGGAGGCAGCTACCCAAGGGAAGAAG GCCAGGGATCTTCAAGAGCGCCTCTGGACACAGGCCAAGAAGTGGCGCAACAGCAGTGGTACCAGTATTGACACCACAGATCATCACCAGGAGAAGCAGCTAGGGATGAGTGTTAGCTCATTACATGGGAGCTCCACCAGCCTCACACACTCCTTTGAGATCCCAGCCATCTCCTCCCATAAG GctgagagaggagatgaaggcagTCTGGCCAGGGAGGAGCAGCTTCAGTCACTGCTCCAGGAGAAAGATGTAGAGCTACAAAATCTTCACCAAAGCCTTTCTGCCCAGATCAGCAACAAAAATCAAG AGCTAGAGTTGCTGACCAATAAGTTGACGGGGTTAGAGGAGCAGCTGTGTACACTAGTGAAGGGCTTAGAGGCGAGTGCAGCCCTTGGAGACATCACCACTGAGGTTGGGCTGCTGCTACAGGAACGTACACAACACCTTGACTCGTTGCATCAGTCCTCACGCTGGCTGCAGGAAGAACTGTCCTCCTTggctatg GAGAACCATACACTGAACAAAGAACTGGTGGTGGCAAGGAAAGTGGAGGATTCTTTTGAGGATGCCCAGGAAAATGTGAGACGAGCAAGACAGGAAGCCAGGGAGGAACGGGTGGCCTCTGCTCGCCTTCGAGAGGATTGTGCCCGATTACAG GCACAGCTGGATCAGATGCAGCACACACTGcagcaggagaggcaggagaggaagataagtgCAGTGGTGAATGGTGTTAAG CATAAGGAGTTTGACAGCCTGTTGGAGTGTGCCACTGCTGCCCTCAGCCAGTACCAGACGTAA